Below is a genomic region from Saccharomyces eubayanus strain FM1318 chromosome XV, whole genome shotgun sequence.
TACAGAAGATAACAAGGTTGCATGaaagttttcaagaagCCTTTTCGCTTGCTGCTTGGGAGGCAATGAGTATAAAACAATTTCGCTGGAGAAGAAAGCTGGAGATGATAAGTccatgaattttttcatctgaGTAGCATACCATTTCAAAGATATGCATAATATTTCACTAATGGGAGAAAGGAATTCCTCGTCTGAAACTTTGGGTCCCAAACTTTGTTTGAACCAGTAAAGTTTTTGAGAGGTTAATAGAGCTGTGGAGTATATCTTTCTTGTAGGTTTAGGTGAATTACTATTTTCCCTCTGTTTACCCTCTTGCTTTTTGACCACCTTATCTAATAACCACTCAAATCTGGCCATACTGTCAATAATATGAGACATTTTCCTGTCTAATTTTTCTATCTTTGAGTTCATGTCTCGGTTCAGGTTATTTTGAGCATTAGAAATTTTATTGACGATATCATTTTCCAAGGACGGATTACTACTAAAGGGTTCAAACGTTTCATTAGCAGTACTGTTTGGCATAGAAGAAATTACAGGATTGGGACCGTTACTTTGAGCCTGAGGTGATTTGTCCGAATTTTGTTTAATCtctagttttctttttttccttagtATTTCGTCACGATGTTTAAAAGTGCAAGCCGATTGGAATTTGACACAGTTTGAACATTTGTTAGTTTGCGGGTCCACTTCATCACAtctaatttttctctttcgaCAATGATCACAGGCCTTTGATACGCgtttttttagatttttaCTAGAGGCAGTCAAATCATTACTACTAGTGTGTTCCATCATAACGCTGACGTcctgttgctgttgtgcTTGCAGTTGAGACTGTTGATCCATTGGGGGGTACATCGTGCTGGGATAGACAACGTTCATTGAGCCCGTTGTATTGTTCGACATAATATGATTATCTCTACTAGGCATCGGCACTAGTTGGTCTTGCACGGGCATCGACCACATTTGAGTGTCTGGAACCAGGCGTGTTGGGTTCTGTTGATGGTTTAAGCTTGTAATGTCACTTCTACCCATACCTTCGTTGTTGAACACTGCATTCAAATTATTTGGCGAGTTTGAAAATCCATTTGAATTGTAGTCTCCACTTTggttttccattttctaaATCTATGCACAGGGAAGAGAACGTAACGGTTCAGTCTTTTGTACAATATAATTCTCGCGCTTCTCAACCAATTCTCAACCGTTATCAACAAGTTAAAGGCTTTAATGTTAGCCATCTCATGTACGTAATTGTAGGCGCTTCTCTTCCAGACAGGGTAACAGATATTTTTAACAATAGTTAGTAAATGAAGAGTAGGAATTTTGACACATGGCCATGTTTGGAGCATGCAAAGCATTCACAATATTCTATCTGAGCTTTTCAATATGCGCAGTCTTATGCTTAGTGTAGCTTACATACATTGCTTGAATATGTgtgtatatgtatgtatatgtatgtagATATCTCAAGGTAAAGGAACGCGCTCCCCACATTTACCGAGACTTAATGAACAAGAAGCATACAAAGCCCGTATGCTCTCAAAGCTCATCATGTTCAGTTGTAGACCGCAACTGATCTTCTGTGTGTGACAAGAGGCTCAATTGCAGGCGGATGGTTTTTAGCTTGTCTTTGGTGTCTTCGCTTGGGTCATCCATATTTTGCTTGACCAGTCTTTCTAACCTCAATCGTTCCTTTCTTAATCCATCCATATCTTCGTATAGTTCAGATAGGGTTGCCGAATAGTATTCTTTACCGGCTTTGCATAGTGACTGTTGAGAACGTAATTCATCGCCGCAATCTTTGGaatcatcaaaaatttgttcaatCAGTCTTCTCTCTGAATCTTTACTTCTCACTCCATCGATGAAGTTAGTTAGACTCTTTAGATTCCTACTTCCTTCAAATCGAACAACCCTAGATGGATCCAGTTGCCATTTGGGATCGTGKAACCACTTCTTAATCCTGTACCACAATCTTTCATAGAACTTCATAGAAGACTGGTCAATCTGAGGAAGGTTTAATGACTTTGTACGTGGTTTAATAAATTCAATGATAGGGAATCCAGGCAAGTCAGTGCATAATGTTGGCCCAAAAAATTCACAGTTGACTTCGAGGAAATTAATTGGAatgtcatcttcattggcATTTTTGGTGAATAGCTCGCCAAGTTCTTCGTACACTGGAGCTAATGTCTTACAATGTTGGCACCACGAAGTGTAATATTTAATCATAGTGTATGAATCATTTCTATTGCACGTTTCGTAGTACTGCTCAATCGACTTGACCATTATGACATCATCACTGTACGCTAGCGCCGGTACGGCAAAACTGCATATCGACAAGGCAGAAGTTAAAAAACTGctcaatttcattttccacGATTATTCCACTTCCTTGATATGGTTGTTTGTACTTTTCGCTGACCTCTCTTAATAACGGTGGCCAAATTTTCGATTATTATTCCTCGCCCTTAAAG
It encodes:
- the MPD2 gene encoding protein disulfide isomerase MPD2 — its product is MKLSSFLTSALSICSFAVPALAYSDDVIMVKSIEQYYETCNRNDSYTMIKYYTSWCQHCKTLAPVYEELGELFTKNANEDDIPINFLEVNCEFFGPTLCTDLPGFPIIEFIKPRTKSLNLPQIDQSSMKFYERLWYRIKKWXHDPKWQLDPSRVVRFEGSRNLKSLTNFIDGVRSKDSERRLIEQIFDDSKDCGDELRSQQSLCKAGKEYYSATLSELYEDMDGLRKERLRLERLVKQNMDDPSEDTKDKLKTIRLQLSLLSHTEDQLRSTTEHDEL